In Archocentrus centrarchus isolate MPI-CPG fArcCen1 chromosome 21, fArcCen1, whole genome shotgun sequence, the following are encoded in one genomic region:
- the LOC115800698 gene encoding LOW QUALITY PROTEIN: solute carrier family 15 member 1 (The sequence of the model RefSeq protein was modified relative to this genomic sequence to represent the inferred CDS: deleted 3 bases in 2 codons; substituted 3 bases at 3 genomic stop codons), with the protein MKSKGVCGSPLRIFFIVMNEFCKRFSYYEMRTVLVVYFKYFLRWDEDLATSIYHTLVPLCYLTPMLWATVADSXQGKFKTIIYLSIAYAIGQVAVDNITDSNRDGTPENITFHVVLSMVGLFPIALGTGVASYGGDQFSETVTRQRRTFFSVFYLCINGGSLLSTIITPILRSQDCGIYIKAGXINIILKLMICLXCSLTMVFIVGSGLYYKGEPEGNIMLYVCKCTDMSFISAFSTFIEANSMDWAGGKYGKLLIAQIRMVLKVFFLYIPPPAFWTKRYGSRWTLQASSMDGHFGSLVIQPNQMQSSSL; encoded by the exons ATGAAG AGCAAAGGGGTGTGTGGCTCCCCGCTCAGAATCTTCTTCATTGTTATGAATGAGTTCTGCAAAAGGTTCTCTTACTATGAAATGCGAA CTGTGCTGGTGGTGTACTTTAAGTACTTCTTGCGCTGGGATGAAGACTTGGCCACATCCATCTACCACACTTTGGTGCCTCTCTGCTACCTGACCCCC ATGCTTTGGGCCACTGTGGCTGACTCCTAGCAGGGAAAGTTTAA GACTATCATCTACCTGTCCATTGCCTATGCGATTGGACAGGTTGCAGTGGATAACATCACTGATTCGAACAGAGATGGGACACCAGAAAACATAACCTTTCATGT TGTATTGTCCATGGTGGGTCTCTTCCCCATTGCTTTGGGCACCGGTGTGGCTTCC TATGGTGGCGACCAGTTTAGTGAGACTGTTACT AGACAAAGGAGAACTTTCTTTTCTGTATTCTACCTTTGCATCAATGGTGGGAGTCTCCTGTCAACTATTATCACTCCAATCCTGAGAA GTCAGGACTGTGGCATCTACA TAAAGGCTGGGTAAATAAACATCATTCTGAAATTAATGATTTGCCTGTGATGTTCCCTGACAATGGTGTTTATTGTTGGGAGTGGTTTGTACTACAAGGGTGAACCAGAGGGGAACATAatgctgtatgtgtgtaaatgtactGATATGTCATTTATATCAGCCTTTTCTACATTCAT TGAAGCAAACAGTATGGACTGGGCAGGGGGAAAATATGGT AAACTCCTAATTGCTCAAATCAGAATGGTGTTGAAAGTGTTCTTTTTATACATCCCACCGCCAGCGTTCTGGACCAAAAGGTAC GGATCCAGATGGACGCTGCAAGCTAGCTCAATGGATGGACATTTT GGGTCTCTTGTTATACAGCCTAACCAAATGCAG AGTTCATCATTATAG